In the genome of Gemmatimonadota bacterium, the window ATACGTGCGCCATCCGAAGATCTGCGGCGTGCTGAGCCAGATCACCGCGGCCCACCTGCCCTATTGGGACGGGAGCGTCAAGTGCATGCAGTCCATGTACTTCATCAAGCCGCCCCGGTTCCAGGGCCAGGCCTGGCACCAGGACGAGATCTTCATCCCCACGCGCGACCGGTCGCTGATCGGCGCGTGGATCGCCGTGGACGACGCCACGATAGAAAACGGATGCCTGTACGTCATACCCGGTTCCCATCGCAATGGCTACCTCTATCCCCAGCGCGCGCACGAGAACCCCGACGAGTTCGATTTCGCCCCCGAGAGTCACGGCTTCGACGAGTCGGTGGAAGTGCCGGTCGAAGTGCGTGCCGGGGCCCTGGTATTCTTCAACGGCTATCTCCTGCATCGGTCCTACAAGAACCGGAGCGAACAGACTCGCCGCGTGCTGGTCAACCACTACTGCAACGCGTGGAGCCTCCTGCCGTGGGGCATAGAGGAGGGCGAGCGTCCCGCCACGGCCGACCGGCGCACGATCGTTCCGGTTTCCGGCACCGACCCCTACGCCTGGAAGGGCTACGAACCCACGCAGGACAAGATCTGGATCCGCAACTGCAAGGCGGCGGATGAGATGAGGGAAGAGGCGCACTAGGGGCTCGCGGCGTTCACTCCCTGACCGCCGCGAATCCGATGATGGGTGGCGCCGCCATGAATTCGTCCCAGAACCCGTTGTTCCGCTCGGACGGATCCAACTGCGGGTCGACCCAGTGAAAACCGGCAAAGCCGGCTTCTTCGAAGGCGCGGCGATAGGTTTCCGGCGAGAGGTAGTAGTTGTTGAACTCGAACCGCGAGCCGTCGTCGTTCGTGAACCGGTAGACGATAGGGTCGCCTTCGGACGGCGCTGCCCCGGACTGCGTACTCTCGGTTAGCGTGCCTTCGGTCGGCGTCTCGGCCCTCCTGATGTACGCCTTTTCGAATCCGTATCGGGCGTATGAGACCGTTCCGCCGGGCGCGCTCAGGACGTTGTCGTTGAACCCCACGAACCGCCCGCCCGGTTTCAGCGCGCCGTAGGCCGCCCGGACGAAGCGAAGGAGTTCGTTCGCGTCGCGGGCGTAGTTCAGCAGGTACATGGCCACGACGAGATCGACGGGCTCGTCCAGGACCAGGGCCGCCGCGTCCCGGTTCAGATACCGGCAACCCGTGGGGCGCGTGCGTTCCTCGGCCTCTGCCAGCCGGATCATTTCGGCCGAGACGTCGACACCGAGCACCTCCCCGGCGCCGGCGAGCTTCAGCTTGCGCGTGTAGAATCCCTCGCCGCAGGCCAGTCGAGCGCCTTCATCCCGCCGATGTCCCCGAGCGTTTCAAAAAGCGTGTATTCTTCGATGTAACTACGAAACGACAGTTGCTTGGAGTCTTTGTAGGCCCCGGCGATGGCATCGTATTCGGATTCGGCTGGTTGCGTCATTGGGGCATCTTAGTGGTGNNNNNNNNNNCATTGGGGACTCTCCGGGGGCGATTATGTTTCTCCGGGGCAACTGTGTCTTTCCGGGCGAATTCGGTGTTGTCTGTACAAATTCATGTAAATCGCAGATATCCTGTAAATCAAGCTCGATTTGGAAGGCCCGCCCTTGGTTCCGACGACCAATGGCACCTCAGCCCCTGTAGTTTTCCTCCACTTTTCGTTGATGATCGTATTGCGAAACCACTCGACAGTCGTGTTTCCGTTGATGTACATTGGACAAAACATACCAATGTTTTCAATTACTTACGTTCCCAAATCGT includes:
- a CDS encoding phytanoyl-CoA dioxygenase family protein, with protein sequence MTDLSQQTEPAIEVPRIVDDEQIQFYVDNGYLVVPDLMTAGELQELKDDLVDVARGKYPCRGLDPPGPDDTDDDVLQRILCIHQPHFVSQVIEKYVRHPKICGVLSQITAAHLPYWDGSVKCMQSMYFIKPPRFQGQAWHQDEIFIPTRDRSLIGAWIAVDDATIENGCLYVIPGSHRNGYLYPQRAHENPDEFDFAPESHGFDESVEVPVEVRAGALVFFNGYLLHRSYKNRSEQTRRVLVNHYCNAWSLLPWGIEEGERPATADRRTIVPVSGTDPYAWKGYEPTQDKIWIRNCKAADEMREEAH
- a CDS encoding class I SAM-dependent methyltransferase, with protein sequence MLGVDVSAEMIRLAEAEERTRPTGCRYLNRDAAALVLDEPVDLVVAMYLLNYARDANELLRFVRAAYGALKPGGRFVGFNDNVLSAPGGTVSYARYGFEKAYIRRAETPTEGTLTESTQSGAAPSEGDPIVYRFTNDDGSRFEFNNYYLSPETYRRAFEEAGFAGFHWVDPQLDPSERNNGFWDEFMAAPPIIGFAAVRE